The Rhodospirillaceae bacterium genome includes a window with the following:
- the addA gene encoding double-strand break repair helicase AddA: MTAARRQKAPPDPKRVAERAQSRASKPEVSSWVGASAGTGKTHVLTRRVLRLLLNGAAPARILCLTFTKAAAAEMIDRIAARLGRWALMDNAVLRKDLKEITGRAPVAAETARARTLFATCLDVPGGMRIQTIHAFCQALLKRFPLEAGVPPHFRVIEEGDQRALLNGVRDRVLADAEPGRGPYSEELALLTPLGGPDDLTALLGEFLGERGRLRDLLKNEAAVSRAVRRLYDEAGFDTGASQAALDAEACAEGAFDRDGLKQAARALESGSPTDAGKAEEIAGWLAAGDAARAEALDDYAAAFLTGEHQPRARLATKGAVGKMPDILDVMGQEAARLAGVYDRKKALAVVQRSAALARLGAAVHQGYEAEKRRRAVLDFDDLILKAEDLLTRKAATEWVLYKLDGGIDHILVDEAQDTSPQQWRLVEAIAQEFFAGKGVEPAPADDGLPRPPRTVFAVGDIKQSIFSFQGADPVVFDNVREGFQDRVRAAGEEWSPVDLDVSFRSVQQVLDAVDSSFAEGPARDGVVGDGVVGEGAALRHTAWRQGQGGMVELWPVIAPDEPAEPEVWTLPEIDAEAASTTEELAHRIARQVRAWLDGSAGMVWDRSGSEPVQRAPRAGDIMILVRRRDALVEALIRALKDSAVPVAGTDRMVLTEQLAVMDVLAVADFLLLPEDDLTLATVLKGPLFGFDDDRLFDLAHGRGRASLWSRLQAADDDASREAAKTLSGLLATVDYTPPYELLKAILTGAAPPTPQPPLQPAPQPTPQPTGRERFWGRLGPDAIEPLEELLNLALAFQRDHPPSLQHFLHWLRRREVETRRDMESVPDAVRIMTVHGAKGLQAPIVILPDTIRVPKRADRLLWPAADAGAAGAIGGLPLIAPSDADADIRTMGFKDDAREAGRQEYNRLLYVAMTRAQDALIVCGSRGPRKIDDDCWHTLVERGLRRLDGTAEVADDGFDEPVMRYGSLAAAETPPREAVVASETGAAHDPAALQALLAPPPPEAQPPRPLAPSRPAEDEPPVFGPFDAGADRFRRGALIHRLLQYLPDLPEDRRDRAALRYLARPGHGLTDDQQREIAAEIRAVLDLPEARPLFGPGSMAEAPVTGTVGGAVISGQIDRLAIGAQTVSVVDYKTNRPPPADAPATPPVYLRQMAAYRALLRRLYPARRVDCFLLWTAAPRLMALADSLLDPYAPESG; this comes from the coding sequence GTGACCGCGGCGCGCCGCCAAAAGGCGCCGCCCGATCCAAAGCGGGTCGCCGAGCGCGCGCAGAGCCGGGCCTCGAAGCCCGAGGTCTCGTCCTGGGTCGGCGCCAGCGCCGGCACGGGCAAGACCCATGTGCTGACCCGGCGTGTCCTGCGGCTGTTGCTGAACGGCGCCGCCCCGGCGCGCATCCTGTGCCTCACCTTCACCAAGGCTGCGGCGGCGGAGATGATCGACCGGATCGCGGCCCGGCTCGGCCGGTGGGCGCTGATGGACAATGCCGTCCTGCGCAAGGATCTGAAGGAGATAACCGGCCGGGCGCCGGTCGCGGCCGAGACGGCGCGCGCCCGCACCCTGTTCGCGACCTGCCTGGACGTGCCGGGCGGTATGCGCATCCAGACGATCCACGCCTTCTGCCAGGCCCTGCTCAAGCGCTTCCCGCTGGAGGCCGGCGTGCCGCCCCACTTCCGGGTGATCGAGGAAGGCGACCAGCGCGCCCTGCTGAACGGCGTGCGCGACCGGGTGCTGGCCGATGCCGAACCCGGCCGCGGGCCGTATTCCGAAGAACTGGCGCTGCTCACGCCGCTCGGCGGGCCGGACGATCTCACCGCCCTGCTCGGCGAGTTCCTGGGCGAGCGCGGCCGGCTGCGCGACCTGTTGAAAAACGAAGCGGCGGTTTCCCGGGCGGTCCGCCGGCTCTACGACGAGGCCGGCTTCGACACCGGCGCGAGCCAGGCGGCGCTCGACGCCGAAGCCTGCGCCGAAGGAGCGTTCGACCGCGACGGGCTCAAGCAGGCGGCGCGGGCGCTGGAAAGCGGCAGCCCGACGGATGCTGGAAAGGCGGAGGAAATCGCTGGCTGGCTGGCGGCCGGTGATGCGGCCCGGGCGGAGGCGCTCGACGACTATGCCGCGGCTTTCCTTACCGGGGAACATCAACCGCGCGCGCGGCTGGCGACGAAAGGCGCTGTCGGGAAGATGCCCGACATCCTCGACGTCATGGGGCAGGAGGCCGCCCGGCTCGCCGGCGTGTACGACCGCAAGAAGGCGCTGGCGGTCGTACAGCGGAGCGCGGCGCTGGCCCGGCTCGGCGCGGCGGTGCACCAGGGTTACGAGGCGGAGAAGCGGCGGCGCGCGGTTCTCGATTTCGACGACCTGATCCTGAAGGCCGAAGACCTGCTGACCCGCAAGGCGGCGACCGAATGGGTGCTCTACAAGCTGGACGGCGGTATCGACCACATCCTGGTGGACGAGGCGCAGGATACCAGCCCGCAGCAATGGCGCCTGGTCGAGGCGATCGCGCAGGAGTTCTTCGCCGGCAAAGGAGTCGAGCCCGCGCCGGCCGACGACGGCCTGCCCCGGCCCCCGCGCACCGTGTTCGCCGTCGGCGACATCAAGCAGTCGATCTTCAGCTTCCAGGGCGCCGACCCAGTCGTGTTCGACAACGTCCGCGAAGGTTTCCAGGACCGGGTGCGGGCCGCCGGGGAGGAGTGGTCTCCGGTCGATCTCGACGTGTCCTTCCGTTCGGTCCAGCAGGTGCTTGACGCGGTGGACAGCAGCTTCGCCGAGGGTCCGGCCCGGGATGGCGTGGTCGGCGACGGCGTTGTCGGGGAGGGCGCTGCGCTGCGCCATACCGCCTGGCGGCAGGGCCAGGGCGGCATGGTCGAACTGTGGCCGGTCATCGCCCCGGACGAGCCGGCGGAACCGGAGGTGTGGACGCTGCCGGAAATCGACGCCGAGGCGGCCTCGACGACCGAGGAACTGGCGCACCGGATCGCCCGGCAGGTGCGCGCCTGGCTCGACGGATCGGCCGGCATGGTCTGGGACCGTTCCGGCAGCGAACCGGTGCAGCGCGCGCCGCGCGCCGGCGACATCATGATCCTGGTGCGCCGGCGCGACGCCCTGGTCGAAGCGCTGATCCGCGCGCTCAAGGATTCGGCCGTTCCCGTCGCCGGCACCGACCGCATGGTGCTGACCGAGCAGCTGGCGGTCATGGACGTGCTCGCCGTCGCGGATTTCCTGCTGCTGCCGGAGGACGACCTGACGCTGGCGACGGTCCTCAAGGGCCCGCTGTTCGGCTTCGACGACGACCGGCTGTTCGATCTCGCCCACGGGCGCGGCAGGGCCAGCCTGTGGTCGCGCCTCCAGGCGGCGGACGACGACGCGTCGAGGGAGGCGGCGAAGACCCTGTCCGGCCTGCTGGCGACCGTCGACTACACGCCGCCCTACGAACTGCTCAAGGCGATCCTGACCGGGGCCGCGCCGCCGACCCCGCAGCCGCCTCTGCAGCCGGCCCCACAACCGACCCCACAACCCACGGGGCGCGAGCGTTTCTGGGGCCGGCTCGGCCCCGACGCCATCGAGCCGCTGGAGGAGCTGCTCAACCTCGCATTGGCCTTCCAGCGGGACCATCCGCCGTCCCTGCAGCATTTCCTGCACTGGCTGCGCCGGCGCGAGGTCGAGACAAGGCGGGACATGGAAAGCGTTCCGGACGCGGTGCGCATCATGACGGTCCACGGCGCCAAGGGGCTCCAGGCGCCGATCGTCATCCTGCCCGACACGATCCGGGTGCCGAAACGGGCCGACAGGCTGTTGTGGCCGGCGGCAGACGCCGGCGCCGCTGGAGCGATTGGCGGCCTGCCGCTGATCGCGCCGTCCGATGCGGATGCGGACATCCGGACGATGGGTTTCAAGGACGATGCCAGGGAGGCCGGGCGGCAGGAATACAACCGGCTGCTCTACGTCGCCATGACCCGGGCGCAGGATGCCCTGATCGTCTGCGGCAGCCGCGGGCCGAGGAAGATCGACGACGATTGCTGGCACACGCTGGTCGAGCGCGGGCTGCGCCGGCTCGACGGCACGGCTGAGGTCGCCGACGACGGGTTCGACGAACCGGTCATGCGCTACGGCAGCCTTGCAGCGGCGGAAACGCCGCCGCGGGAGGCGGTCGTGGCGTCCGAGACCGGCGCGGCGCACGATCCGGCGGCATTGCAGGCGCTGCTCGCTCCGCCGCCGCCCGAAGCGCAGCCGCCCCGGCCGCTCGCCCCGTCGCGGCCGGCGGAGGACGAGCCGCCGGTCTTCGGCCCGTTCGACGCGGGCGCGGACCGGTTCCGGCGCGGCGCCCTGATTCACCGGCTGCTGCAATATCTGCCCGACCTGCCGGAAGACCGGCGCGACCGGGCGGCTTTACGATACCTCGCCCGCCCCGGCCACGGCCTGACGGACGACCAACAGCGCGAAATTGCCGCCGAGATCCGCGCCGTGCTCGACCTGCCGGAGGCCCGGCCCCTGTTCGGCCCAGGTTCGATGGCCGAAGCGCCGGTCACCGGCACGGTCGGCGGGGCGGTGATTTCGGGCCAGATCGACCGGCTCGCCATCGGCGCGCAGACGGTCTCCGTCGTCGATTACAAGACCAACCGCCCGCCGCCCGCCGACGCCCCGGCGACCCCGCCGGTCTACCTGCGCCAGATGGCCGCCTACCGGGCCTTGCTGCGCCGCCTCTATCCGGCCCGCAGGGTCGACTGTTTCCTGCTCTGGACCGCCGCCCCGCGGCTCATGGCGCTCGCCGATTCGCTGCTCGACCCCTATGCGCCGGAGAGCGGCTGA